ACATCCACATTTATCAAGTAACTCCCTATAATGATTTATTGTTGGCTCATGATCCTTTCTTCTACCCCTTTCAAGATCACATACAAAAAGTGCAATATCTTCATCTGATGATATTATAGAATATGGTAATAATCTATAacaatatatgaattataaaatagtaacattcgattaaatataaaagaaaaatatatatatcggaaTAGCATcattagataaattataatcataaaatttcataagGATCCATTGGtaattataaagtataatcATTTGCTGATTTTTTAGTTATAAATTAACTATACAAGCtctatatttacaatattaaaagtttataaaatgtttttcttaattaatattaacatagaACTTACATTCTTACTTGTCTTCTTGATATCTTTGGTATCCTGATACAAGTTACCTGCATAAATATTGGCTGAGATCCTTcagagaataatatatttttattctttaactGCTCTTGAGTTAGATGAAAAATAGCTGAAATGCATTGTAATATATGCTTCTTTGATAAATCTTTAAGATTAATATCATcgccatcttcttttttttcagtttttatcatttttctctgCGATTTTTTTGcacgtatattttttacattagtAATATCTTTCATAATAGTCGCTTGCTGCtgttttgcaaaaatatcAGAATCATGTTTTGATTTCTTGAGTATCTCTATATTAGATAGagcctttcttcttttatttgttttttgaatgatattttttacctTCATACTTTCTTCCTTATCAATTCGGATATTATTTGTACTGTTTTTAGGAATATTTAGTACTTGcacattatttttaacttcATCATTAGTAACAGTTGTGggattctttttctcatttatttttcctttcgtaattttctttctcttttctttggaTGCTTCCACGATTACGTTAGAAATATTCAGATTTGTTAATCTCTTAAtagattttcctttctttttttcaactaaatcacattttctcttttttttattttcaacagattttgaatttaattttacttttatatctgttttaggtattttattcatatcttcatttaatgtttttttctttttttctacacgCTTTAAgagtttcatttttaattacacgtgctgctctttctatctcaatACGACAcagaacgagaaaagaaagatcgcaAGGGAATTCGATGTATATATTgacataaaatatgaatatgaaGATAGAATACTCCAATCGTATTCGTGTTTAGTAACGCCTTTGTcggattatttttaaactttgTTCACGGcgttttcataattttttctgtccaagaaaattaaatgcatAGAAAGGAAACTtaagtaataaagaaataaaagaagtgtAAGTTAGCAATCTCGatatgagaaaaagaacataGACATGTCATCGGTTGAATGTAGGACGTAAGCCATAAGAATTTCATTATTGCTTAATTTTCCATCGTTACGTTACACCCAACGTTGAAAAATGTAGAGAGAAGGGAATAGTCGACTTTGATTGGTGAATTTCTTATATCTTACGATGATGCGTGATGAAGGACCTCAAAAATGAATAGTTTTTTCTAGTATTTGAAAGGTGACGCTGCTGTTGTTTTGTCAATTTTTTACGTTAATGTGGTGTGTTTCTAGTATCATTACAAATTTTGATGTTTCGACATTGGCACTACTGTATTAGTGAGTATATGATTGAACAAAAgaagattatttataagaggaaagtattttctaaatacacatacgcacacaacAAGGGAATCAAGCcgaatccttttctttattttcaaagttggaagctcatatatataattttgccTAATTAGGTGGATTGGTGGAACAATGGGATTGGTGAAGGATATAACTATACGCTGACAATTCAAGTACGCAGCCAACATCGAGAAATCAAAAGGTAATAACAGTTTTGACAACTGCATCAATGCAGAATGTATTAATCTAAGTTGAATTAGCAGTTATAATCatagaaaaattgatattaaaatcgGTTATTTTTCTGGAAGTTTGAAACGACAAAGagttatatgatatatatgttttattaatttatgtcttaaattatacgtgatataattaataagtaataataattgaaattactAATTAAGCGTAAaatctgtaaaaatatttatttatagataaagcaaaatataacaatattattttatttttattgtatctctttgggaaatgaaaagaaaattattacatactgttaaatttttgttatacatatatgcataattacacgataataaaaatcccgttattaaataaaatacatgaaATCAATAGCAAGTAAAGTAACACTTGGTTAACCAACACAATCGAGAGCACTTTCATGACAAGcggttcttttttatcattaaacgatctcgtttccttcttctttctattgttttct
This genomic stretch from Vespula vulgaris chromosome 21, iyVesVulg1.1, whole genome shotgun sequence harbors:
- the LOC127071386 gene encoding ribosomal L1 domain-containing protein CG13096-like, encoding MKLLKRVEKKKKTLNEDMNKIPKTDIKVKLNSKSVENKKKRKCDLVEKKKGKSIKRLTNLNISNVIVEASKEKRKKITKGKINEKKNPTTVTNDEVKNNVQVLNIPKNSTNNIRIDKEESMKVKNIIQKTNKRRKALSNIEILKKSKHDSDIFAKQQQATIMKDITNVKNIRAKKSQRKMIKTEKKEDGDDINLKDLSKKHILQCISAIFHLTQEQLKNKNILFSEGSQPIFMQVTCIRIPKISRRQVRILLPYSIISSDEDIALFVCDLERGRRKDHEPTINHYRELLDKCGCTKIKDIIPINQVKTEYDQYELKRKLVASYDYFLVDGRIAGHISHLLGKIFYKKRKLPTSIKMNKEDLKCEIDYALRKTTMQLHSFADTHIIQVANTSMKKKQILENVLTVYNRLTEVYPGGLSNIRAIRLKTPTGPGLPIYITLKNKNTVHIPVIKPKRPKAYCNVEGELTTLSGDTNVIVTPDGNVVVKQTFSRESEDSHEEESVEETK